Proteins encoded together in one Quercus lobata isolate SW786 chromosome 3, ValleyOak3.0 Primary Assembly, whole genome shotgun sequence window:
- the LOC115980776 gene encoding uncharacterized protein LOC115980776, with amino-acid sequence MEALSRMLVTATAAGQFSGFIVGNVTGSLMTMSHLLFADDTIVFSDADSNHIIALRGILSRFEEMSGLKINLGKSKLVAVGDVPNLHELVEILGCRESALPLKYLGLPLGASFKDKMIWNPILEKMERRLAGWKRIIGARYGNEWGGWCTKSVSEAYGVCLWKFIRSGWGNFSKFIRYEVGDGTRVKFWDDVWYRDRPLKEAFLDLYNISKTRDASVSEVMCFVNGRVSWDIQFHRLVNDQESQSLDSFMVLIYSTKVRGVGSDNLCWKPASSRGFKNFDFTSQRLVLLANYTPG; translated from the exons ATGGAGGCCTTGAGTCGTATGTTGGTCACAGCTACTGCAGCAGGGCAGTTTTCAGGCTTCATAGTGGGGAATGTGACTGGTTCCTTGATGACGATGTCTCACCTTTTGTTTGCGGATGACACAATTGTTTTCAGTGATGCTGATAGCAATCATATAATAGCTTTGCGTGGGATTCTCTCTAGATTTGAGGAGATGTCAgggttaaaaattaatttaggaaAATCTAAATTGGTTGCAGTTGGGGATGTGCCTAATCTTCATGAGCTAGTGGAGATTTTGGGTTGTAGGGAGTCGGCTCTTCCGCTGAAATATTTAGGTCTTCCGTTAGGTGCTTCTTTTAAAGATAAGAtgatttggaatcctattttggagaagatggagCGAAGGCTAGCTGGTTGGAAGAG GATCATTGGGGCGAGGTATGGGAATGAGTGGGGTGGTTGGTGCACAAAATCTGTGTCTGAGGCATATGGTGTTTGTTTATGGAAGTTCATTCGGAGTGGTTGGGGGAATTTTTCCAAATTCATTCGGTATGAAGTGGGTGATGGAACTCGTGTGAAGTTTTGGGATGATGTGTGGTATAGGGATCGTCCTCTTAAGGAGGCGTTTCtagatttatataatattagtaAGACAAGGGATGCTTCGGTCTCGGAGGTTATGTGCTTTGTAAATGGGAGAGTTTCTTGGGACATTCAGTTTCATCGTTTAGTGAATGATCAAGAGTCACAATCTTTGGATtcgtttatggttttgatctaTTCCACAAAGGTGCGGGGTGTTGGTTCTGACAATCTTTGTTGGAAGCCAGCCAGCAGTCGAGGTTTCAAG AACTTTGATTTTACATCCCAACGTTTGGTTCTGTTAGCAAATTACACCCCTGGTTAG